One segment of Rubripirellula amarantea DNA contains the following:
- a CDS encoding Gfo/Idh/MocA family protein has translation MTTIERRKFLQTAGMATAAASTLIVPRVYGQATDDKLRVALVGCGGRGTGAANNALSVDNAQTTLHAMADVVPDRLQLSYSSLSNEYAEQPGKVDVPPERRFVGFEAYKQALDTLRPGDIALFATPLAFRWVHYQYAIERGLHVFMEKPVIADGPSAKRMLDLSAQADAKNLKCAVGLMVRHCRGRQELHQRIQDGEIGDIISMRAYRMHGPVASAFSTRKPDDQSETMFQIERFHSFLWASGGLFSDFYIHQIDETSWMKNAWPIKAHALGGRHYRGDYIDQNFDHYSVEYTYDDGTKLHFNGRTMLGCKNDMSSMVHGSKGSAIVSTSGHTPGKVKTFSGQNADRKEITWKYPQPEKNPYELEWVDLVDAIINDKPYNEVPRGVEASLVTSMGRMSAHTGQEITYDQMLNCPHEFAPDADKLSPEGPAPIMPNEDGTYSVPQPGLLKDREYA, from the coding sequence ATGACCACCATTGAACGTCGAAAGTTTTTACAGACCGCAGGGATGGCAACTGCCGCAGCAAGTACGTTGATCGTTCCGCGGGTTTACGGACAAGCCACCGATGACAAGCTTCGAGTCGCGTTGGTTGGTTGTGGCGGGCGAGGAACGGGTGCCGCTAACAATGCGTTGTCGGTCGACAACGCGCAAACAACTTTGCACGCGATGGCTGATGTGGTGCCCGATCGTTTGCAGTTGAGTTATTCGTCACTGAGCAACGAGTACGCAGAACAACCTGGCAAGGTCGATGTGCCACCCGAACGCCGGTTTGTTGGATTCGAAGCCTACAAGCAGGCACTGGATACTCTTCGGCCCGGCGACATCGCATTGTTTGCAACCCCGCTCGCGTTTCGATGGGTTCACTACCAGTACGCTATCGAGCGTGGATTGCATGTGTTCATGGAAAAACCCGTGATCGCCGATGGCCCCAGCGCTAAACGCATGTTGGATCTTTCGGCGCAAGCTGATGCCAAGAACCTTAAGTGTGCAGTCGGTTTGATGGTTCGTCACTGTCGAGGTCGTCAAGAACTGCACCAACGAATCCAGGATGGTGAGATTGGCGACATCATCTCGATGCGTGCCTACCGAATGCATGGTCCAGTAGCGTCTGCGTTTTCGACTCGCAAGCCAGACGATCAATCGGAGACGATGTTTCAGATCGAACGGTTCCACAGCTTTTTATGGGCCAGCGGAGGTTTGTTCAGCGATTTCTACATTCATCAGATCGACGAAACGTCTTGGATGAAGAACGCTTGGCCGATCAAAGCTCATGCGTTGGGCGGTCGGCATTATCGAGGCGATTACATCGATCAGAACTTTGATCATTACAGTGTCGAGTATACCTATGACGACGGCACGAAATTGCACTTCAACGGTCGCACGATGTTGGGTTGCAAGAACGATATGTCGAGTATGGTTCACGGCAGCAAAGGTTCAGCGATCGTTTCAACGTCCGGGCATACGCCAGGCAAGGTGAAGACGTTTAGTGGCCAAAACGCGGATCGGAAAGAGATTACGTGGAAGTATCCTCAGCCCGAGAAGAATCCTTACGAGTTGGAATGGGTTGATCTCGTCGACGCGATCATCAATGACAAGCCCTACAATGAAGTGCCTCGCGGTGTGGAGGCAAGTTTGGTAACGAGCATGGGACGTATGTCGGCACATACCGGGCAAGAGATCACTTACGACCAGATGCTCAATTGCCCTCATGAGTTTGCTCCGGACGCGGACAAACTGTCTCCTGAGGGTCCCGCGCCGATCATGCCCAATGAAGACGGTACTTACAGTGTTCCGCAGCCTGGGTTATTGAAGGACCGCGAATACGCGTAG
- a CDS encoding sulfatase, which yields MMTRFTVLLLAALTATAAVASDRNFVFFLVDDLGCKDLGFEGSSFHETPNIDALADAGMRFDQGYAACQVCSPSRASILLGKATPRHGITDWIGAASGMKWNRDDRVLPAEYVHNLPHEDVTLAEAFRDGGYTTFFAGKWHLGAEGSWPEDHGFDINKGGWNVGSPGGGYFAPWKNPRLESGPDGESLTIRLANETASFIDEHQDKPFLAYLSFYTVHGPIQTREALCNKYRDKAKQMGLLGNQSRFELQRRLPVRQVQDNPIYAGMVETLDTAVGIVMEKLKQTGLDKNTVVIFTSDNGGVSSGDSFSTSLLPFRGGKGMQWEGGIREPFIIHVPGTTKPGSISQTPVIGMDFYPTMLELAGLPLKPEQHVDGVSLVPVLKGGAIADRDLFWHYPHYGNQGGEPSSIIRSKNWKLIFYHEDGRTELYDIEKDPAEETEIASLHPDVEAELRSRLDAWLDETGAKLPKPDPRFDARKFEERLTRVRETLMPKLERQHADYLDKSKKPSPDWWGSAAD from the coding sequence ATGATGACTCGGTTTACCGTTCTCCTGCTCGCTGCTTTGACTGCTACTGCGGCCGTCGCATCGGATCGCAACTTCGTTTTCTTCCTCGTTGATGATCTAGGTTGCAAGGACCTAGGGTTCGAAGGAAGTTCGTTTCATGAAACGCCCAATATTGATGCATTGGCCGATGCGGGAATGCGATTCGATCAAGGCTACGCCGCATGCCAAGTTTGCAGTCCATCGCGAGCGAGTATTTTGCTTGGAAAGGCTACGCCTCGTCACGGCATCACGGATTGGATTGGTGCAGCGTCGGGAATGAAGTGGAACCGAGACGACCGCGTGTTACCGGCGGAGTACGTACATAACCTGCCGCATGAAGACGTCACTCTCGCTGAAGCCTTCCGTGATGGCGGCTACACGACATTCTTTGCCGGTAAGTGGCATCTTGGGGCTGAGGGTTCATGGCCAGAAGATCATGGCTTTGACATTAACAAGGGTGGCTGGAATGTTGGCAGTCCGGGCGGCGGGTACTTTGCGCCGTGGAAGAATCCTCGGCTTGAGAGCGGTCCCGACGGCGAATCGCTTACAATTCGTTTGGCCAACGAAACGGCGTCTTTCATTGACGAGCATCAAGATAAACCATTCTTGGCTTACCTTTCGTTCTATACGGTTCACGGACCGATCCAGACACGCGAAGCGTTGTGTAACAAGTACCGCGACAAGGCAAAGCAAATGGGCTTATTGGGCAATCAATCCCGCTTCGAATTGCAACGCCGGTTGCCTGTCCGTCAAGTGCAAGACAATCCGATCTACGCTGGAATGGTCGAGACGCTTGATACTGCGGTCGGCATCGTGATGGAAAAACTTAAGCAAACCGGTCTCGACAAGAACACCGTTGTGATTTTTACCTCTGACAACGGAGGCGTATCTTCGGGCGATTCGTTCTCGACAAGTCTGTTGCCGTTTCGCGGTGGAAAGGGAATGCAATGGGAGGGCGGTATCCGCGAGCCCTTCATTATTCATGTGCCTGGGACTACAAAACCGGGTTCGATTTCGCAGACTCCCGTGATCGGAATGGACTTCTACCCGACGATGTTGGAACTGGCCGGTTTGCCGCTGAAGCCTGAACAACACGTCGATGGGGTCAGCCTGGTGCCTGTTCTTAAGGGCGGAGCCATCGCGGACCGAGATCTGTTTTGGCACTACCCGCACTATGGCAACCAAGGAGGCGAACCTTCGTCGATCATTCGTAGCAAGAATTGGAAACTGATTTTCTATCACGAAGATGGTCGAACGGAGCTTTATGACATTGAAAAAGATCCGGCTGAAGAAACGGAGATTGCTTCGCTTCACCCCGACGTTGAAGCGGAACTAAGAAGCCGCCTCGACGCTTGGCTTGACGAAACCGGTGCCAAGCTACCCAAGCCTGACCCTCGCTTTGATGCGCGAAAGTTTGAGGAACGTTTGACGCGAGTTCGAGAGACCCTGATGCCAAAGCTCGAACGTCAGCATGCCGACTATCTCGACAAGTCAAAGAAACCGAGTCCGGATTGGTGGGGAAGTGCCGCCGATTAG
- a CDS encoding formylglycine-generating enzyme family protein — MKFASHDNDSLISMIHQKIKAESANATEEEMTSYQETIPLTGVSFDMVSIRGGKFRMGSPGDEVDRRENEGPVCEVEVSSFWMGRCEVTWDEYEPFMVTAVDREKHGGRKDFDPKVHTIVDGVSQPTPPYTEMSFGMGQKGYPAISMTQHAANKYCQWLSAQTGHFYRLPTEAEWEYACRAGSETAYSFPEDEIEDYAWYYDNSDDKYQLVGQKKPNPWGLYDMHGNVMEWTADRFVEDYFQAIKGIPRNPWLKPDRLYPRSVRGGSWNDDPEQLRSAFRTGSDRSWKDQDPQLPKSIWYHTDAQWLGFRVIRPLEVPSAEEMSQYWNSATGARK; from the coding sequence ATGAAGTTTGCAAGTCATGACAATGACAGTTTGATCTCGATGATTCACCAAAAGATTAAAGCTGAATCAGCTAATGCGACCGAAGAGGAGATGACGTCTTATCAAGAAACCATTCCGTTAACAGGAGTGTCGTTTGATATGGTTTCCATTCGAGGTGGCAAGTTTCGAATGGGCAGTCCTGGGGATGAAGTCGATCGTCGCGAGAACGAAGGACCCGTATGCGAAGTTGAGGTCTCATCGTTTTGGATGGGGCGCTGCGAAGTGACTTGGGACGAGTACGAACCGTTCATGGTCACAGCAGTTGATCGCGAGAAGCATGGCGGACGCAAGGACTTTGATCCGAAGGTTCACACGATCGTTGATGGAGTTAGCCAACCGACGCCGCCATATACCGAGATGAGTTTTGGAATGGGGCAAAAAGGTTATCCCGCCATCAGCATGACTCAGCACGCAGCGAACAAGTACTGCCAATGGCTTAGTGCACAAACGGGGCATTTCTATCGTTTACCCACAGAGGCCGAATGGGAATACGCATGCCGAGCGGGTTCCGAAACGGCCTACTCATTCCCCGAGGACGAAATCGAAGACTACGCTTGGTACTATGACAACAGCGATGACAAGTACCAGTTAGTCGGTCAAAAGAAACCCAATCCATGGGGGTTATACGACATGCACGGCAATGTCATGGAATGGACGGCCGATCGTTTCGTCGAGGATTACTTCCAGGCGATCAAAGGCATCCCCAGAAATCCCTGGTTGAAGCCAGATCGACTCTATCCTCGCAGTGTTCGAGGCGGAAGTTGGAACGACGATCCTGAGCAATTACGGTCAGCCTTTCGCACCGGCAGTGATCGAAGCTGGAAAGATCAAGATCCTCAATTACCAAAGAGCATTTGGTATCACACCGATGCCCAGTGGTTGGGTTTTCGGGTCATCCGACCTCTTGAAGTCCCATCGGCAGAAGAAATGTCGCAATACTGGAACAGTGCCACGGGCGCACGAAAATAG
- a CDS encoding 3-keto-disaccharide hydrolase produces MKRSLQLLLIAFLFTPSLSAEDLVTTVPTEAAGMTQLFNGEDLTGWDGDPRLWSVKDGVIYGETTPENVAKGNTFLIWKGGTLKDFELRLSFQCNATNNSGIQYRSKHITDDSAKNDWVVRGYQHEVRNEEIFPNVSSFIYDEGGSRGRICMVGEQAVWTLDGKTVVRDDLISENEFKDLMKVDDWNEVVIIAKGNHIQHYLNGRLVLDFTDEHSEKKLLEGVLALQLHAGKPMWTKFRDIRIRDLK; encoded by the coding sequence ATGAAACGATCCCTTCAGCTTCTATTGATTGCGTTCCTATTCACTCCTTCTTTGTCGGCGGAAGACTTGGTCACAACAGTACCGACTGAAGCTGCGGGGATGACCCAGCTTTTCAACGGCGAGGACCTTACCGGATGGGATGGCGACCCGCGACTTTGGTCCGTGAAGGACGGTGTTATCTATGGCGAAACGACTCCCGAAAATGTTGCAAAAGGCAATACTTTTCTGATTTGGAAAGGCGGCACGCTGAAGGATTTTGAATTGCGTTTGTCGTTTCAATGCAATGCAACCAATAATTCAGGGATTCAATACCGTTCAAAGCATATTACAGACGATTCGGCGAAGAATGACTGGGTTGTCCGTGGTTACCAACATGAAGTTCGCAACGAGGAAATCTTCCCTAACGTCTCCAGTTTCATTTATGACGAAGGCGGATCGCGAGGAAGAATTTGCATGGTGGGTGAGCAAGCGGTTTGGACATTGGATGGAAAGACCGTCGTGCGTGACGACCTAATTTCCGAAAATGAGTTCAAAGATCTGATGAAGGTCGACGACTGGAATGAGGTCGTGATCATTGCGAAAGGAAACCATATCCAGCATTACCTGAATGGTCGCTTGGTGTTGGACTTCACAGATGAACACTCCGAAAAGAAACTGCTTGAAGGAGTCCTCGCGTTGCAATTGCATGCCGGAAAACCCATGTGGACCAAATTTCGAGATATCCGAATCCGTGACCTGAAGTAG
- a CDS encoding DUF1570 domain-containing protein, with amino-acid sequence MVCSHSRLADTRLLGSKVAYLFSLCVVVIGLATTAKRAVADLLIYSPPGTDMTVQLMGNVDVNVGGTISYRHPRGTLHFSAQDCKIVRTTSTKKLYANERLEAKRGGTADAYLKLALWCVEHALIKQADEAIKEAWKVDPDNRRVKLMLALTRYRRGTVPSSPNIEEEIRAFVKNEDMKVARSRHFILLHDTPENDDPILKMPVSRYRLQLLEKVYDSFYMKYALEGYPLKVPREPMRVVLFNNHGDYLNFVRLLDPSLKMASGFYSPKENIAIYYQQRSDHAFAGLSETSKMLSQSRESLKRAQLRGEVSGAGEFIRFAKTLELIMDIIVEDEEIEVVTHEATHQLAANSDLLSRERFQVRWAHEGLASYFEAPKDATWSGIGAVNETRLGYYRILALDPERSSIEYVVTDRIFDEAGDHFSQLAAYGQAWALTHFLMEKHLDKLIEFYRKMAVDDFETTRDEVWQAKVLKTFKQCFGDLEKLDLEWRSYMQGLRTDAEKLAAQP; translated from the coding sequence ATGGTCTGCTCTCACTCACGCTTGGCTGATACAAGGCTTCTCGGTAGCAAAGTTGCGTATCTTTTCTCGCTCTGCGTCGTAGTCATCGGATTAGCCACCACGGCAAAACGCGCAGTTGCAGATTTGCTGATCTATTCACCTCCGGGAACGGACATGACCGTTCAGTTGATGGGGAACGTTGACGTGAACGTAGGCGGAACAATCTCGTACCGCCATCCTCGAGGCACCCTGCACTTTTCGGCGCAAGACTGCAAAATCGTACGCACGACCAGCACGAAAAAGCTTTACGCCAACGAACGACTTGAAGCAAAGCGAGGGGGGACGGCCGACGCTTACCTGAAGCTCGCTTTATGGTGCGTAGAGCATGCCTTGATCAAGCAGGCGGATGAAGCGATCAAAGAGGCTTGGAAGGTCGATCCTGACAATCGTAGGGTCAAGCTTATGCTTGCGTTGACTCGCTATCGCCGGGGAACCGTTCCTTCATCGCCGAACATCGAAGAAGAAATAAGAGCGTTCGTTAAGAACGAGGACATGAAGGTCGCTCGTAGTCGTCATTTTATTCTATTGCACGACACACCGGAAAACGACGACCCGATTTTAAAGATGCCTGTCTCAAGATACCGGCTTCAGTTGCTTGAAAAGGTTTATGACAGCTTTTACATGAAGTACGCCTTGGAAGGTTACCCATTGAAGGTTCCTCGTGAACCGATGCGAGTCGTGCTGTTCAACAACCATGGCGACTATTTGAATTTCGTTAGATTGCTTGATCCATCGCTAAAAATGGCATCGGGGTTCTATTCACCTAAGGAAAACATCGCGATCTACTACCAGCAGCGATCGGACCATGCCTTTGCCGGTTTAAGTGAAACGAGCAAGATGCTCAGCCAGTCTCGAGAGAGTCTTAAGCGAGCTCAATTACGTGGCGAAGTCAGTGGGGCTGGTGAGTTCATCCGATTTGCCAAGACGCTCGAACTGATCATGGATATTATCGTCGAGGACGAAGAGATTGAAGTCGTCACTCATGAGGCCACACACCAACTGGCAGCGAACAGCGATCTATTGAGTCGCGAACGATTCCAAGTGCGTTGGGCTCACGAAGGATTGGCGAGCTATTTTGAGGCACCGAAAGATGCGACGTGGTCTGGTATCGGTGCGGTCAATGAAACGCGTTTGGGTTACTACCGAATCTTGGCACTCGATCCAGAGCGTTCCTCGATTGAGTATGTCGTCACCGACAGGATTTTTGACGAGGCAGGCGATCACTTTTCGCAGTTGGCAGCCTACGGACAAGCTTGGGCGTTGACTCACTTCTTGATGGAAAAGCACCTGGACAAACTCATTGAGTTTTATCGCAAGATGGCCGTCGATGATTTTGAAACCACTCGCGACGAAGTCTGGCAAGCGAAAGTACTCAAAACGTTCAAGCAGTGTTTCGGCGACTTAGAAAAGCTCGATTTGGAATGGCGATCTTATATGCAAGGACTTCGAACTGACGCCGAAAAGCTAGCCGCCCAACCGTAA
- a CDS encoding DUF1559 domain-containing protein gives MKTQTQRHAAFTIVELMVVIAIISILVGLLLPAVQASRESARQTHCLNNLKQIGLAVQNFESQRKELPPSRNYDHFTSWAFLILPHMESTALPEQWNDRLKYYYQSDKARLTRIPHYYCPTRRDGGVFSIEGDDILSPFETSSHVPGTVADYACSAGYGEPGVWNWISSRGAFIIGDGVTDPPTVPQGDFPPPLAELVTWKSRTTFASIFDGASHTVIVGEKHVRPLRQGIAPEDGAIYNGDHPGNFSRCGGPGYPLARFPDDEYQTNFGSYHTGGVNFVFADGSVRVFDVNMSTELLGRLTSRNDGEFAKDN, from the coding sequence ATGAAAACGCAGACCCAACGCCACGCTGCCTTCACCATCGTCGAGTTGATGGTTGTGATCGCGATAATCTCGATCTTAGTCGGCCTTCTTTTACCCGCGGTTCAAGCGTCGCGTGAATCGGCTCGGCAGACTCACTGTCTCAATAACTTGAAGCAAATCGGGTTAGCCGTTCAGAACTTTGAAAGTCAAAGAAAGGAATTACCGCCCAGTCGAAACTACGACCACTTCACGAGTTGGGCATTCTTGATTTTGCCTCATATGGAATCCACAGCCTTACCCGAGCAATGGAATGATCGGCTGAAGTACTATTATCAAAGCGACAAAGCTCGTCTAACTCGCATCCCGCATTATTATTGTCCCACTCGCCGCGACGGAGGCGTCTTTAGCATTGAGGGGGACGACATCCTATCGCCCTTTGAAACCAGTTCGCATGTCCCCGGGACCGTCGCGGATTACGCTTGTTCGGCTGGTTACGGTGAACCGGGGGTTTGGAATTGGATCTCATCTCGCGGTGCGTTCATCATCGGCGATGGTGTTACCGATCCACCGACGGTGCCCCAGGGCGATTTCCCGCCGCCGCTCGCAGAGCTGGTCACTTGGAAAAGCCGAACCACCTTCGCAAGTATCTTTGACGGGGCCAGTCACACCGTCATCGTGGGTGAAAAGCACGTGCGTCCGTTACGGCAAGGAATCGCACCGGAGGATGGAGCGATTTACAACGGTGATCACCCTGGGAATTTTTCGAGGTGTGGTGGCCCAGGTTACCCATTGGCACGATTTCCTGACGACGAGTATCAAACCAATTTCGGCAGCTACCACACAGGCGGTGTGAACTTTGTTTTCGCCGATGGTAGTGTTCGCGTGTTCGACGTTAATATGTCGACCGAGCTACTTGGCCGACTCACATCCCGAAACGATGGCGAGTTCGCCAAAGACAACTGA
- a CDS encoding sulfatase-like hydrolase/transferase, whose protein sequence is MKPISLMLLMVAMGSFSVHGDSPPNIVVFLSDDHTITDSSVYGSTELATPNMARLAADGMTFDQAFVASPSCAPSRAALLTGLMPARNQAEANHSRPKAEIKKLPAYLQELGYEVVSFGKVGHYKHTPEYGFDVARHYQYHEDVAVPESLKWLRERNSSKPLCLFVGTNWPHVPWPTSEHYSPDEVSVPSTHVDTKETRLARARYCEAVHTMDRELGEVYDLAREKFGENMLFIHTSDHGAQWPFGKWNLYDDGIRTPLIASWPGHIVPKSRTQALVSWVDLLPTLVDAAGGQPDQELDGRSILPVLQGKTQTHSDAIFTVHSGDGNMNVFPSRSIRTQRWKLIINLRPEFRFTSHVTKVRDEDSYWDSWIEQAKTDSSAADKVRRYHERPRLELFDLQNDPLEQTNLATAQEHAARLAEMKERLVSWMQDQGDTQSVFGMPELLPRVGPKPNIITIFIDDMGWADLSCFGGTVQTINIDRLANAGIRFTNFYVNSPICSPSRTALTTGHYPARHRITSYLDNRNRNRERGMAQWLDVTAPTLPRMLSKVGYTAGHFGKWHMGGQRDVGDAPLITKYGFAASLTNFEGLGPRVLPLKDAYDGKPAVPHALGSDKLGHGPIEWEDRSVVTKRFVDRALQFIDDAVATKTPFFVNVWPDDVHSPFFPPKALRDDEQKRSLYHGVLKAMDDQLGELISRIENDETLRDNTLILIASDNGPEPGAGSAGSLRGHKGELWEGGIRSPLIVWGPKLIHPESMGSVNETTILSSVDLVASLIAMADAPTPENYRSDGENLLAALLGFSQENRSRPLFWRRPPDRPGTAARPCPDLAVRDQNWKLVCNLDGSGTQLFNLKRDVGETVNVSSKNKQVTRRLKSAVLEWNATLPVDGIQTIVVRGTESFRGKPNAIPGKIEAEHWDKGEAGIAYHDVDTQNRGESYREATQVDIEKRSDASNGHGVGWTQEDEWLVYTVEVAQTGVYDLEISVASDKSGGAFHLEFDGKDVTGPIDIPDTGGWEILKSIRKSGVSLTQGRQTMKLVMDKDGESGGVGDIDFIKFTIADDQ, encoded by the coding sequence ATGAAACCTATTAGTCTCATGCTGTTGATGGTCGCCATGGGTAGCTTTAGCGTCCATGGGGATAGTCCGCCAAACATTGTCGTCTTCTTGTCGGACGATCACACAATTACCGATTCATCGGTCTACGGGTCGACCGAACTGGCAACGCCGAACATGGCGAGGTTGGCCGCCGACGGCATGACCTTCGACCAAGCGTTTGTTGCTTCACCATCATGTGCACCTAGCCGAGCGGCTTTGCTGACAGGTTTGATGCCAGCTCGAAATCAAGCCGAGGCTAACCATTCAAGACCGAAGGCCGAGATTAAGAAGTTGCCTGCCTACTTGCAGGAACTCGGATACGAAGTCGTCTCGTTCGGAAAGGTCGGCCACTACAAGCATACCCCCGAGTACGGTTTCGATGTCGCCCGACACTATCAATACCATGAAGATGTGGCGGTCCCGGAGTCACTAAAATGGCTTCGCGAACGAAATTCATCCAAGCCGCTGTGCCTGTTTGTGGGTACTAATTGGCCTCACGTGCCTTGGCCCACAAGTGAACATTATTCGCCCGACGAGGTTTCAGTGCCTTCGACCCACGTCGACACAAAGGAAACCCGCCTAGCGCGAGCTCGTTACTGCGAAGCGGTTCATACGATGGATCGTGAACTAGGTGAAGTGTACGACTTGGCTCGTGAAAAATTTGGCGAGAACATGTTGTTCATCCACACCAGCGATCATGGTGCTCAGTGGCCATTTGGAAAGTGGAACTTGTACGACGATGGGATTCGCACTCCACTGATCGCATCTTGGCCGGGACACATCGTGCCTAAGTCACGAACGCAAGCCCTGGTTTCCTGGGTTGATTTATTGCCCACTTTGGTGGATGCAGCAGGCGGGCAACCCGACCAAGAACTTGATGGCCGTTCGATCTTGCCCGTTCTTCAAGGCAAGACGCAAACGCACTCGGACGCAATCTTTACCGTGCATAGTGGCGATGGGAATATGAATGTCTTTCCGTCTCGTAGCATTCGTACACAACGTTGGAAGTTAATCATCAACTTGCGTCCCGAGTTTCGTTTTACCTCTCACGTGACAAAGGTTCGTGACGAGGACAGTTACTGGGACAGTTGGATCGAGCAAGCTAAAACGGACTCGTCAGCAGCCGACAAAGTTCGGCGCTACCACGAACGGCCACGGTTAGAGCTATTCGATTTGCAGAACGATCCGTTGGAACAAACGAATTTGGCAACCGCCCAGGAACACGCCGCCCGTTTGGCTGAGATGAAGGAACGATTGGTCTCTTGGATGCAAGATCAGGGCGACACCCAATCGGTCTTTGGGATGCCCGAATTGTTGCCTCGTGTCGGTCCTAAGCCAAATATCATCACGATTTTCATTGATGATATGGGCTGGGCTGATTTGTCCTGCTTCGGTGGGACGGTTCAAACGATCAACATTGATCGGTTAGCCAATGCTGGAATTCGTTTTACCAATTTCTATGTCAACAGTCCCATCTGCTCACCCTCGCGCACTGCACTGACTACGGGGCACTATCCAGCTCGGCATCGAATCACTTCGTACCTGGACAACCGCAACCGCAACCGCGAACGTGGGATGGCACAGTGGCTTGATGTCACCGCACCTACGCTGCCGCGGATGCTGAGCAAAGTCGGATACACAGCGGGCCACTTTGGCAAATGGCACATGGGCGGCCAACGTGATGTTGGGGATGCACCGTTAATCACAAAGTACGGTTTCGCGGCTTCGTTGACCAACTTTGAGGGCCTTGGTCCTCGCGTATTACCGTTAAAGGATGCCTATGACGGCAAGCCTGCCGTGCCCCATGCACTAGGTAGTGACAAGCTCGGACATGGGCCCATTGAATGGGAAGATCGGTCTGTGGTCACCAAACGATTTGTTGATCGAGCGTTGCAATTTATCGACGATGCCGTCGCTACCAAGACACCCTTCTTTGTGAATGTCTGGCCCGATGACGTCCATTCGCCGTTCTTTCCACCGAAAGCATTGCGTGACGATGAACAAAAACGATCGCTGTATCACGGTGTATTGAAAGCGATGGACGATCAGCTCGGCGAGCTAATCAGTCGCATCGAAAACGACGAAACGCTACGCGATAATACTCTCATTTTGATCGCTAGCGATAACGGACCGGAGCCTGGGGCCGGCAGCGCGGGATCGCTGCGAGGGCACAAAGGAGAATTGTGGGAAGGTGGAATTCGCAGTCCGTTGATTGTATGGGGACCAAAATTGATTCACCCCGAGTCCATGGGTTCGGTCAACGAAACCACGATCCTTTCCAGCGTTGATCTTGTCGCTTCTCTCATCGCAATGGCCGATGCACCGACTCCTGAAAACTACCGAAGCGATGGCGAGAACCTTCTCGCGGCGCTACTAGGGTTCTCTCAAGAAAATCGAAGTCGACCGTTGTTTTGGCGACGTCCGCCTGATCGTCCCGGCACTGCTGCGCGTCCCTGTCCTGACCTCGCCGTTCGTGACCAAAATTGGAAGTTGGTTTGCAACCTTGATGGATCGGGAACTCAGTTGTTCAATCTAAAACGCGATGTCGGCGAGACAGTCAATGTCTCAAGTAAGAACAAGCAAGTGACCAGGCGACTCAAATCCGCAGTCTTAGAATGGAACGCTACGCTGCCCGTTGATGGAATTCAAACCATCGTCGTTCGCGGCACTGAATCGTTTCGCGGCAAACCCAATGCGATTCCCGGAAAAATTGAGGCTGAACACTGGGACAAGGGTGAAGCGGGAATAGCGTACCACGATGTTGACACACAGAACCGTGGCGAAAGTTATCGCGAAGCAACACAAGTCGACATCGAGAAGCGAAGTGACGCTTCCAACGGACACGGAGTTGGATGGACTCAAGAAGATGAGTGGCTGGTCTACACCGTGGAAGTTGCTCAAACGGGAGTTTATGATCTTGAGATCTCCGTCGCGTCGGACAAGAGTGGCGGTGCCTTCCATCTTGAATTTGATGGGAAGGATGTGACTGGGCCGATTGATATCCCCGACACGGGTGGTTGGGAGATTCTGAAGTCGATCCGAAAAAGTGGAGTTTCATTAACTCAAGGTCGGCAAACAATGAAACTGGTGATGGATAAAGATGGAGAGTCGGGTGGCGTCGGAGACATCGACTTTATCAAATTCACTATTGCCGACGACCAGTAA